A stretch of Triticum aestivum cultivar Chinese Spring chromosome 1D, IWGSC CS RefSeq v2.1, whole genome shotgun sequence DNA encodes these proteins:
- the LOC123164370 gene encoding putative germin-like protein 2-1, which produces MASKFFLLALLALSASHALASDPGQLQDFCVADKTSQVFVNGFACKDPKTAVVEDFYFSGLHMVGNTSNKQGSVVTAVNVAQIAGLNTLGVSLARVDYAPYGQNPPHLHPRATEILTVLEGSLYVGFVTSNPENKLFSKVLNKGDVFVFPQGLIHFQFNIGNNEVIAIAALSSKNPGVITIANAVFGSKQTISDDILAKAFQVDKNIVDHIQAQF; this is translated from the exons ATGGCTTCAAAGTTTTTCCTCCTTGCCCTGTTGGCTTTGTCAGCTTCTCATGCTCTTGCCTCTGACCCGGGCCAGCTTCAGGATTTCTGCGTCGCTGACAAGACATCTCAAG TTTTTGTCAATGGATTCGCATGCAAAGACCCAAAGACCGCAGTGGTAGAGGACTTCTACTTCTCTGGCCTCCACATGGTCGGGAACACGAGCAACAAGCAAGGCTCCGTTGTGACTGCAGTTAACGTGGCACAGATTGCCGGGTTGAACACTCTGGGTGTCTCATTGGCGCGTGTTGATTATGCACCCTATGGTCAAAACCCACCGCACCTTCACCCTCGTGCAACCGAGATCCTGACAGTGTTGGAAGGCTCACTCTATGTTGGTTTCGTGACTTCGAACCCTGAGAACAAGTTGTTCTCAAAAGTTTTGAACAAAGGGGATGTGTTTGTGTTTCCGCAAGGGCTGATTCACTTTCAGTTCAACATCGGAAACAACGAAGTGATAGCCATTGCGGCGCTGAGCAGCAAGAACCCTGGAGTGATCACCATAGCCAATGCGGTTTTTGGATCCAAGCAAACCATCTCAGATGATATCCTGGCCAAAGCCTTCCAGGTGGACAAGAACATCGTAGACCATATCCAAGCTCAATTCTAG